Proteins found in one Bremerella volcania genomic segment:
- a CDS encoding FecR family protein: protein MNDNTPTNDDQTISDDDLIELIVRYNDDDLDEYEMTALSAALEGDDRALELFHSIALQSLTIAEVTSPRHKPAPFPRQTIFWWSAAMALAASVAFAVFLDLRAGQLPTVAKLVQATGKVTVTMPDGEARKLAVGDDIPVGMQITTDAIGSSATIQFPDKTSISLHGATEAAFREEDHKQVDLFVGNVVADVQPQLPGKPLQVITELAVTEVLGTVLSVQASHQQTDVDVVEGKVRVIRTGDRSTINVAAGEKVAVARDLPLKSQLRTPTPDHWKIDFEKELPDDWRKGIWVQEQLPPGSDGAVKAETRPGFLDPSRTWYQIETFNRWSDGLFTVQEDTHMKVAFRVNRADNVQVLLLARGADFQGSDRFYEYEIRDFAPGKSSDWQTLDVPLSAFKRVPSEDATLSPPQLGQVVFKVVLSTQDRDVDLIVDQLEFAPKSVTQND from the coding sequence ATGAACGATAACACGCCAACAAATGATGACCAGACGATATCGGATGACGACTTGATCGAATTGATCGTTCGCTACAACGACGATGATCTCGACGAGTACGAAATGACGGCTCTCTCGGCGGCTTTGGAAGGGGACGACCGCGCACTGGAACTCTTCCACAGCATTGCTCTACAGTCACTTACCATTGCCGAAGTCACCTCGCCGCGGCACAAGCCGGCACCATTTCCGCGGCAAACCATCTTCTGGTGGTCGGCCGCCATGGCACTGGCTGCCAGCGTGGCGTTCGCCGTCTTTCTCGATCTGCGGGCCGGGCAGCTTCCGACGGTTGCCAAGTTGGTGCAAGCCACCGGCAAGGTGACGGTCACGATGCCTGACGGGGAAGCACGAAAGCTTGCCGTCGGCGACGATATTCCCGTCGGTATGCAGATCACGACCGATGCGATCGGAAGTTCGGCGACCATTCAATTCCCCGATAAGACAAGCATCAGCCTGCATGGGGCCACCGAGGCCGCGTTTCGGGAAGAAGATCATAAGCAAGTCGACCTGTTCGTCGGCAACGTAGTGGCGGACGTTCAACCGCAACTGCCCGGCAAGCCGCTTCAGGTCATTACCGAACTGGCCGTCACCGAAGTACTGGGGACCGTGCTATCCGTTCAGGCTTCTCATCAACAAACCGATGTCGATGTCGTCGAAGGGAAGGTGCGCGTCATTCGTACCGGCGATCGGAGTACCATCAACGTTGCCGCCGGAGAGAAGGTGGCCGTTGCCCGCGATCTTCCCCTGAAGAGTCAACTTCGCACGCCGACGCCAGATCACTGGAAGATCGATTTCGAGAAGGAACTTCCCGACGACTGGCGAAAAGGAATCTGGGTTCAAGAGCAACTCCCCCCAGGCTCGGACGGCGCGGTGAAGGCGGAAACCAGACCGGGCTTCCTGGATCCGAGTCGGACCTGGTATCAGATCGAAACGTTCAACCGTTGGAGCGACGGGCTGTTCACGGTCCAGGAAGACACGCACATGAAAGTCGCCTTTCGTGTGAACCGAGCGGACAATGTGCAGGTCTTACTGCTGGCCCGAGGCGCCGACTTCCAGGGCTCCGATCGCTTCTACGAGTACGAGATCCGCGACTTCGCCCCTGGCAAGTCTTCCGACTGGCAGACGTTGGATGTCCCTCTTAGCGCTTTCAAGAGGGTGCCGTCCGAAGACGCGACGCTCAGCCCGCCCCAACTCGGGCAAGTCGTTTTCAAAGTGGTTCTCTCGACCCAGGATCGAGACGTCGACCTGATTGTCGACCAACTCGAGTTTGCTCCTAAATCGGTCACTCAGAACGACTAA
- a CDS encoding DUF1559 domain-containing protein, with product MKSHSLTTESSQAKRGFTLVELLVVIAIIGVLVALLLPAVQQAREAARRAQCVNNLKNIGLAMHNYHDTYRNFPYLGFTGWNGDTISVFGRLLPFVEQTAMYETLNFNVRANDGNNKLYRTTPIDVYSCPSETVTLGESNSGNNHWSHQRYSYAVCVGNTNYDQHNANNWDGVWTYDNGGSAFKMGDHIRSMASITDGTSNTVMVSEVPMNQNDQGWQGMYAAGIYASGAGFTGYLTPNTKASIDGGRKCWTPNDYLQKIPCHSGGDNWWAATFAAFSMHPGGVNACNFDGSVSFVPETIDIWAWRARTSTQGGEVISQ from the coding sequence ATGAAGTCCCATTCGCTTACTACTGAATCCTCGCAAGCCAAACGCGGGTTCACGCTGGTCGAGTTGCTTGTTGTGATCGCCATCATCGGCGTGCTGGTGGCACTCCTTCTGCCTGCGGTGCAGCAAGCTCGTGAAGCCGCCCGACGTGCCCAGTGCGTTAATAACCTCAAGAATATCGGGTTGGCAATGCACAACTATCACGACACCTATCGCAACTTCCCCTACCTCGGTTTCACCGGTTGGAATGGCGACACGATCTCGGTGTTTGGTCGCCTGCTTCCTTTCGTCGAACAAACGGCCATGTACGAAACGCTGAACTTCAACGTGCGTGCCAACGACGGCAACAACAAGTTGTATCGCACGACACCAATCGACGTTTACTCGTGCCCTTCAGAGACAGTGACTCTGGGCGAATCGAACAGCGGCAACAACCACTGGTCGCACCAACGCTACAGCTATGCGGTCTGCGTTGGCAACACGAACTACGATCAACACAACGCCAACAACTGGGATGGCGTCTGGACGTACGATAACGGCGGTTCGGCCTTCAAAATGGGGGATCACATCCGCAGCATGGCCTCGATCACGGACGGGACCAGCAACACCGTGATGGTTTCGGAAGTCCCCATGAACCAGAACGATCAAGGCTGGCAAGGCATGTACGCCGCTGGCATCTATGCTTCCGGTGCTGGTTTCACCGGTTACCTGACGCCCAATACCAAGGCCTCAATCGACGGCGGTCGCAAGTGCTGGACCCCGAACGACTACCTGCAAAAGATCCCTTGCCACAGTGGTGGCGACAACTGGTGGGCCGCGACGTTTGCCGCATTCAGCATGCACCCAGGCGGCGTGAACGCATGTAACTTCGACGGCTCGGTCAGCTTCGTTCCCGAGACGATCGACATCTGGGCATGGCGTGCCCGGACGTCGACCCAAGGTGGCGAGGTTATTAGTCAGTAA
- a CDS encoding methyl-accepting chemotaxis protein, with amino-acid sequence MPTSATLDATQSLTKPSTRKAKTTTASSRSVEAELRNEIALLKAENAAIHKSQAVIEFRPDGTILNANDNFLGAVGYTLEEIQGQHHRLFVDPSYAQSPEYRNFWTKLAQGNFDSGQYKRFGKDGKEIWIQASYNPILDEDGKTIKVVKYAVDITAQKLRDADFQGQINAVSKVQAVIEFDMDGTVRTANENFLNTLGYSLDEIQGQHHQMFVEPEYARSAEYRKFWDKLRRGEYEAAEYKRIGKGGKEVWIQASYNPIFDASGKPYKVVKYATDVTQQKLETANYAGQMDAISKSQAVIEFNMDGTVLTANENFLNTLGYTLSEIQGRHHQMFVDKQYASSEEYKQFWAKLNRGEFDAAQYKRLGKGDKEVWIQASYNPIFDLNGSPYKVVKYATDITKQVRMRMAMAELIANVNESANQFSESAGTVSEASQSVAEGAQTQSAAVEEISASAQELTRSIQGVRERANETDKLANETNVIAVEGGHAVTKSGEAMDLIRASSEQISEIIQVISEIASQTNLLALNAAIEAARAGEHGLGFAVVADEVRKLAERASNAAKDVSALIKESTARVANGVELSAQAGSALEKIVAAVEATSGKIAEIAAATDEQMSMSEEVYSSVQQVASVTEQSTASSEEMAASAEELGAQAKSLRDLVESFDMSE; translated from the coding sequence ATGCCAACCAGCGCAACACTCGATGCCACGCAATCCTTGACCAAACCTTCTACGCGTAAAGCTAAGACAACGACCGCAAGTTCGCGATCGGTGGAGGCCGAACTGCGAAACGAAATCGCGCTGCTGAAAGCCGAGAACGCAGCGATCCACAAGTCACAAGCCGTGATCGAGTTCCGACCGGACGGAACGATCTTGAACGCAAACGACAATTTCCTCGGTGCCGTGGGCTACACGCTGGAAGAGATCCAAGGACAACACCACCGTTTGTTCGTAGATCCGTCCTACGCCCAAAGTCCTGAGTACCGTAACTTTTGGACCAAGCTTGCCCAAGGGAACTTCGACTCCGGCCAGTACAAACGCTTCGGCAAAGATGGCAAGGAAATCTGGATCCAGGCTTCTTACAATCCGATTCTTGATGAGGACGGTAAGACCATCAAAGTGGTGAAGTATGCCGTCGACATTACCGCTCAAAAGCTGCGGGACGCCGACTTCCAAGGCCAGATCAACGCTGTGAGCAAAGTCCAGGCGGTCATCGAATTCGACATGGATGGTACCGTCCGTACGGCCAACGAAAACTTCCTGAACACGCTCGGCTATTCGCTCGACGAGATTCAGGGTCAACACCACCAGATGTTCGTCGAACCCGAATATGCTCGCAGTGCTGAGTACCGAAAGTTCTGGGATAAGCTCCGTCGCGGTGAATACGAAGCGGCCGAGTACAAGCGAATCGGCAAGGGGGGCAAAGAGGTCTGGATTCAAGCTTCCTACAATCCGATCTTCGACGCCAGCGGCAAGCCCTACAAAGTGGTGAAGTACGCGACTGACGTTACCCAGCAGAAGTTGGAAACGGCGAACTATGCGGGTCAGATGGATGCGATCAGCAAGTCGCAGGCGGTGATCGAGTTCAACATGGACGGCACCGTCCTCACGGCCAACGAAAACTTCCTGAACACGCTCGGGTATACGTTGAGCGAAATCCAGGGACGTCATCACCAGATGTTCGTCGATAAACAGTATGCCTCTAGCGAAGAGTACAAGCAGTTCTGGGCAAAGCTGAACCGGGGTGAGTTCGACGCCGCTCAGTACAAACGCTTGGGCAAGGGGGACAAGGAGGTCTGGATTCAGGCTTCCTACAACCCAATCTTCGATCTCAACGGAAGTCCTTACAAGGTCGTCAAGTACGCCACGGACATCACCAAGCAGGTCCGCATGCGTATGGCCATGGCCGAGTTGATTGCCAACGTGAACGAGAGTGCCAACCAGTTCAGCGAGAGTGCCGGCACCGTCAGCGAAGCTTCGCAGTCGGTTGCCGAAGGTGCTCAAACTCAAAGCGCCGCGGTCGAAGAGATCAGTGCTTCGGCTCAAGAACTGACCCGCAGCATTCAAGGCGTTCGGGAACGTGCCAACGAAACCGACAAGTTGGCCAACGAGACCAACGTGATCGCCGTCGAAGGTGGCCATGCCGTCACCAAGAGTGGCGAAGCGATGGATCTGATCAGGGCTTCCTCCGAACAGATCAGCGAGATCATCCAGGTGATCAGCGAAATCGCCAGCCAAACCAATCTTCTGGCACTCAACGCCGCCATCGAAGCGGCTCGTGCCGGCGAGCATGGTTTAGGTTTTGCCGTGGTCGCGGATGAAGTTCGCAAGTTGGCCGAACGAGCCAGCAACGCCGCCAAGGACGTTTCGGCACTGATCAAGGAATCGACCGCTCGCGTTGCTAACGGCGTGGAACTGAGTGCTCAGGCCGGCAGCGCACTGGAAAAGATCGTCGCCGCCGTGGAAGCCACTTCGGGCAAGATCGCCGAGATCGCAGCGGCCACCGACGAGCAGATGAGCATGTCAGAAGAGGTTTACAGCAGCGTCCAGCAAGTCGCTTCGGTGACCGAACAGTCGACCGCTTCCAGCGAAGAAATGGCAGCCAGTGCCGAAGAACTCGGTGCCCAAGCCAAGTCGCTGCGAGACCTGGTCGAAAGCTTCGACATGAGCGAGTAA
- a CDS encoding GTP-binding protein translates to MSTEPHKIRFVMLGGFLGAGKTTAIGRLAKQYQDQGLKVGVVTNDQAADLVDTNLLRSQGLNVGEVAGACFCCNFNELTSTVETLAVDERPDVVIAEPVGSCTDLVATVVQPLMQLFDAQFDVAPYGVILKPSHGLRILRKQAHGGFSPKAAYIFEKQLEEADFLMINRIDELSVQQVEELATLLSEFAPETPILRISAKTGEGMDALNEMFNQRGSFGQKILELDYDVYAEGEAELGWLNSSLDATSDEPFVLDDLLLGIVEGLRERLAAAQAETAHLKTIGLWEGAYGVANLVSSDTPAVLSLASNCRTKMAHVVVNARVAVDPESLRTQVEEVVQEVASQLGISAAMHQTQSFRPGRPVPTHRFSKPNA, encoded by the coding sequence ATGTCGACTGAACCCCACAAGATCCGTTTCGTGATGCTGGGCGGCTTCCTCGGTGCTGGGAAGACGACGGCGATTGGCCGCTTGGCCAAGCAGTACCAGGATCAAGGATTGAAGGTCGGGGTGGTTACCAACGATCAAGCGGCGGACCTGGTCGATACGAACTTGCTGCGCTCGCAGGGGCTCAATGTGGGGGAGGTCGCCGGGGCGTGTTTCTGCTGCAACTTCAACGAGCTGACTTCCACCGTCGAAACACTTGCCGTTGACGAGCGTCCCGATGTGGTCATCGCCGAGCCGGTGGGCAGTTGTACGGACCTGGTCGCTACGGTCGTTCAGCCGCTAATGCAACTGTTCGACGCCCAGTTCGACGTGGCACCGTATGGAGTGATCTTGAAGCCCTCGCATGGGTTGCGGATCTTACGCAAGCAGGCTCACGGAGGCTTTTCACCGAAAGCGGCTTACATATTCGAGAAACAACTGGAAGAGGCCGACTTTTTGATGATCAATCGCATCGATGAGCTGAGTGTCCAACAAGTCGAAGAACTCGCGACGTTGCTTAGCGAGTTCGCTCCGGAAACGCCCATCCTGAGGATATCGGCCAAGACAGGCGAAGGGATGGACGCGCTGAACGAAATGTTCAATCAGCGAGGATCGTTCGGACAAAAGATTCTCGAATTGGACTACGATGTCTATGCCGAAGGGGAAGCCGAACTGGGGTGGCTCAACAGCAGCCTGGATGCTACCAGCGACGAGCCCTTCGTGCTGGACGACTTGCTGTTGGGAATCGTCGAGGGATTGCGCGAGCGCCTGGCAGCCGCCCAGGCCGAGACGGCTCACCTGAAGACGATCGGCCTCTGGGAAGGGGCCTACGGTGTGGCCAACCTCGTCAGTAGCGATACGCCGGCCGTGCTTTCGCTGGCCTCGAACTGTCGGACGAAAATGGCTCATGTGGTGGTGAATGCCCGCGTGGCGGTCGACCCCGAGTCGCTTCGCACCCAGGTCGAAGAAGTCGTCCAGGAAGTGGCCAGCCAACTGGGCATTTCGGCCGCAATGCACCAAACGCAAAGCTTCCGGCCTGGCCGACCTGTCCCGACGCACCGGTTCTCTAAGCCCAACGCCTAG
- a CDS encoding hemin uptake protein HemP: MHRSYDGMGGTQVTDRPQANPNVEQQHSAAIASADLLQGRRQVWIDHDGTLYCLKATSNGRLYLTK, from the coding sequence ATGCATCGTAGCTATGATGGCATGGGCGGTACCCAGGTAACTGACCGCCCTCAAGCAAACCCAAACGTAGAACAGCAGCATTCGGCGGCGATTGCCTCAGCCGACCTGCTGCAGGGCCGTCGTCAGGTATGGATTGATCATGACGGGACGCTCTACTGTTTGAAGGCGACCTCGAACGGCCGCTTGTATTTAACGAAATAA
- a CDS encoding energy transducer TonB, translated as MRRLKTTQFAIHFSVWSHAALVIVLAWQSMALFQPVDFAGQRQAVTVSATFAPPIVLSEPEPVELVQSEMHATESTVDVQPDDTVAKESLRIEPTRQTAELLIEVETATPNVQVTERRQFKLQPKKAELLARRLPRHSRPVPMATTAMSVPVPVGTSLETPPDFSMNAPPTYPVEAVRNGWEGEVLLRIAVAPDGHVSHVSVEKSSGYEILDQAALRAVRLWKGIPATQAGEPVAVVRLMPVRFLR; from the coding sequence ATGCGACGACTCAAGACGACTCAATTTGCCATTCATTTTTCCGTCTGGAGTCATGCGGCTCTCGTGATCGTTCTTGCATGGCAAAGCATGGCATTGTTTCAGCCGGTCGATTTCGCTGGCCAACGCCAGGCGGTGACCGTTTCCGCCACGTTCGCTCCTCCGATCGTTCTCAGCGAACCGGAGCCGGTCGAGTTGGTGCAAAGCGAAATGCATGCCACTGAGTCGACCGTCGACGTCCAGCCGGATGATACCGTCGCGAAAGAATCGTTGCGGATCGAACCTACTCGCCAAACGGCTGAACTGTTGATCGAAGTCGAAACAGCCACGCCCAACGTTCAAGTCACCGAGCGTCGGCAGTTCAAGCTTCAGCCGAAGAAAGCCGAGCTGCTTGCCAGGCGATTGCCTCGGCATTCACGGCCTGTTCCGATGGCAACGACGGCCATGTCGGTTCCCGTTCCGGTGGGGACTTCCCTGGAAACGCCTCCCGACTTCTCGATGAATGCGCCTCCGACGTACCCGGTCGAAGCCGTTCGCAATGGCTGGGAAGGGGAGGTTCTCTTGCGGATTGCGGTGGCCCCCGATGGCCACGTGAGCCACGTCAGCGTCGAGAAGAGCAGCGGTTACGAGATCCTCGATCAGGCTGCCCTTCGCGCGGTACGTCTTTGGAAGGGAATACCCGCCACCCAGGCTGGCGAGCCGGTGGCTGTCGTGCGCCTAATGCCTGTCCGGTTCCTACGTTAG
- a CDS encoding CHASE domain-containing protein, which translates to MQANKHLLRSIVEVVGTVVLAEVVSTLLVPMVIPQLPTFAAHLMGMAVTLLIAAPLIVYRMMTVWSIKLSTAAPKLSTDAMRPVILILVGGVALTSGIAYWMVSEAYRQSEVAFDALSERVTTEVARRMKEFEDGLKSLRGLHEVSQELTLDEFRDYCKVVDPQLCFQGAMGQGYIQRVPKDDVSQFMSWAKENLGEDFQIKSAGNLDQYDDYFVICHIEPLADNQAAWGLDVGSETNRRVAAEKARATGVPTLTAKINLVQDQRSHHGFLYYLAVYQTGVPLDTRRQREDAFLGWVYMPITSESALDGILLSGDGKVDVMVYDTMAIDPNNKLFCDHGYHFESDHQKHSYQPIFSKSYPLTFGGRQWNVQISSNPNFDTSGIFLRPFMATAIGATLTILLATMVWNMGTSRLRAIQLAESMTVDLKAAKEEAEEGFRRFTTIYENVPVGVNVLDEDGRVQETNPAGLRIWEAQSEDEIRGASLLDQVPKQSHNQVIRSLCDAMAGRPCCVEFQMTGLRGTTRLIELHAVMFENPTLQYKQQYLLAALRDVTMQRKAEADLRDAREKADEANQSKSEFLANMSHEIRTPMTAILGYTDLLAEQVPSDQDQPERKEYINTIRRNGEHLLMIINDILDLSKIEAGKMTIESVPMRVDSLVRDVMDLMQVKAAAKGLALDSIVENKIPMIIDSDPVRVRQILVNLLGNAIKFTEIGRVRLRVCYVKSENCLRLSVEDTGIGMSEDQQQRLFQAFVQADNSTARRFGGTGLGLRISKRLAQMLGGDITVTSEPEVGSIFCLSLALKWVNENNWLTPDEACAAASPKKEEVESSRNPPAFALEGMRILLAEDGPDNIRLISFHLRKAGAEVVTVENGKLTVEQLTQDGTIDGPLEEPARFDLILTDMQMPEMDGYQATRLLREKGCTLPIVALTAHAMAGDLQKCLDAGCTSYTTKPIDRKRLIEVLQQYHPEAMESAVI; encoded by the coding sequence ATGCAGGCGAACAAGCATCTACTTCGAAGTATCGTAGAGGTCGTGGGCACGGTCGTACTGGCGGAAGTCGTCTCGACGCTGCTGGTGCCGATGGTGATTCCCCAGCTACCGACCTTCGCCGCGCATCTAATGGGTATGGCCGTTACCTTGCTGATTGCGGCTCCTCTCATCGTCTATCGCATGATGACCGTTTGGAGCATTAAATTGTCAACGGCCGCCCCCAAGTTGTCGACCGACGCGATGAGGCCGGTAATCTTGATCCTTGTTGGCGGCGTTGCCCTGACTTCAGGCATTGCCTATTGGATGGTCAGCGAAGCATACCGCCAGTCGGAAGTGGCCTTCGATGCTTTGAGTGAACGGGTCACAACGGAAGTTGCCCGGCGGATGAAAGAGTTTGAAGATGGTCTGAAGTCGCTGCGCGGACTGCATGAGGTAAGCCAGGAGCTTACGCTGGATGAATTCCGAGACTACTGCAAAGTGGTCGATCCCCAGTTGTGCTTTCAAGGGGCCATGGGGCAGGGCTACATTCAACGAGTTCCCAAAGACGACGTCAGCCAGTTCATGTCTTGGGCCAAAGAGAATCTTGGTGAAGACTTTCAAATCAAATCCGCAGGAAATCTTGATCAGTACGACGACTACTTTGTGATTTGTCACATCGAGCCGCTGGCCGACAACCAGGCTGCCTGGGGATTGGATGTTGGTTCGGAGACCAACCGCCGCGTGGCCGCGGAGAAGGCGCGGGCAACCGGCGTGCCGACACTGACCGCCAAGATCAATCTGGTTCAAGATCAACGAAGCCACCATGGTTTTCTGTATTACCTGGCCGTCTATCAGACCGGCGTTCCGCTTGATACGCGGCGGCAGCGGGAAGATGCCTTCTTGGGTTGGGTGTATATGCCGATCACCTCGGAGTCGGCCCTGGACGGCATCCTCTTGTCAGGCGACGGCAAGGTGGACGTCATGGTCTACGATACGATGGCGATCGATCCTAACAATAAGCTGTTTTGCGATCATGGTTATCATTTTGAAAGCGATCACCAGAAGCATAGCTACCAGCCGATCTTTTCCAAGTCGTACCCTCTGACTTTCGGCGGTCGACAGTGGAACGTGCAGATCAGTAGTAACCCGAACTTCGATACGAGCGGGATCTTTCTGCGTCCCTTTATGGCGACAGCGATCGGCGCGACGTTGACTATTCTCTTGGCCACGATGGTATGGAACATGGGGACGTCACGATTACGGGCCATACAACTGGCCGAGTCGATGACGGTCGACCTGAAAGCCGCCAAAGAAGAAGCGGAAGAAGGCTTTCGCCGCTTCACGACCATCTATGAAAACGTGCCGGTGGGGGTCAACGTGCTGGACGAAGACGGACGTGTCCAGGAAACCAATCCGGCCGGTTTGAGGATTTGGGAGGCTCAGTCCGAGGACGAGATCCGCGGGGCATCGCTTCTCGATCAAGTGCCCAAGCAGTCGCACAACCAAGTGATTCGAAGCCTGTGCGACGCCATGGCAGGGCGTCCATGTTGTGTCGAATTTCAAATGACTGGGCTTCGCGGCACTACGCGTTTGATCGAATTGCACGCGGTCATGTTTGAGAATCCTACGCTTCAGTACAAACAGCAATACCTCTTGGCGGCCCTTCGCGACGTAACCATGCAGCGCAAGGCCGAAGCCGATCTTCGAGACGCGCGCGAGAAAGCCGACGAAGCCAATCAAAGCAAGAGCGAGTTTCTCGCCAACATGAGCCATGAAATTCGTACGCCGATGACGGCCATCCTGGGCTACACGGATCTCTTGGCGGAACAGGTTCCGTCCGATCAGGATCAACCGGAACGCAAAGAGTATATCAACACGATCCGCCGCAACGGCGAGCATCTATTGATGATCATCAACGATATTCTCGACCTCTCGAAAATCGAAGCCGGCAAGATGACCATCGAGTCGGTTCCGATGCGGGTCGATTCGCTCGTGCGTGACGTCATGGACCTCATGCAGGTCAAAGCGGCAGCCAAGGGACTTGCTCTCGATTCGATCGTAGAGAACAAGATCCCCATGATCATTGATAGCGATCCAGTCCGTGTGCGGCAAATTCTGGTGAACTTGCTAGGCAATGCCATCAAGTTCACCGAGATCGGTCGGGTGCGACTTCGCGTGTGCTATGTGAAATCCGAGAACTGTTTGCGACTATCGGTCGAAGACACCGGTATCGGCATGAGCGAAGACCAACAGCAACGCTTGTTTCAAGCATTCGTACAAGCCGACAACTCTACCGCGAGGCGTTTCGGCGGCACCGGTCTTGGTCTGCGGATCAGCAAGCGTCTGGCTCAGATGCTGGGAGGGGATATCACCGTTACCAGCGAGCCCGAAGTGGGCAGTATCTTCTGTTTGTCGCTTGCGCTGAAATGGGTCAATGAGAATAATTGGCTAACCCCCGACGAAGCTTGTGCGGCGGCGAGCCCCAAGAAAGAAGAGGTCGAGAGTTCGCGGAACCCACCAGCTTTTGCCTTGGAGGGAATGCGAATCTTGTTAGCCGAAGACGGTCCTGACAACATCCGCCTGATTTCGTTCCATCTGCGTAAAGCGGGTGCCGAAGTCGTCACGGTTGAGAACGGCAAATTGACCGTCGAGCAGTTGACCCAGGACGGTACGATCGACGGCCCGTTGGAAGAGCCAGCACGGTTCGACTTGATTCTCACCGATATGCAGATGCCCGAGATGGATGGGTATCAGGCCACGCGACTCTTGCGCGAGAAAGGCTGCACGCTGCCCATCGTCGCCCTGACGGCTCATGCCATGGCCGGGGATCTGCAAAAATGCCTGGACGCTGGATGCACCAGCTACACCACCAAACCGATCGATCGCAAGCGACTGATCGAGGTGCTGCAGCAATACCACCCCGAGGCGATGGAGTCAGCGGTCATTTGA